One window from the genome of Paenibacillus azoreducens encodes:
- a CDS encoding ABC transporter ATP-binding protein, with protein sequence MAAPIQLSIQNLTKRYKTGDGVSGISLDIARGELVTLLGPSGCGKTTVLRSVGGFLEPDSGDIQIAGKSVLHLPPEKRPTAMVFQSYNLWPHMTVYENLAFGLKIRKQSKEQIREAVDRALRLVRLPGTEKKRPGELSGGQQQRVAVARALLLEPAVLLLDEPFSALDAKLRNELREELREIQSIAKLTMMFVTHDQEEALSLSDRIIVMNRGNIEQSASPQHIYDAPASLFVANFIGRMNMLDGMADEEGIRLNRYRLANPEEMRGEVVVAVRPEDVKWEDPSGPGLAATVKQVMILGHYAEITLLTESGVLRMFLPREEAGQLSGGQAVSLTFSKYKAFAKTSH encoded by the coding sequence ATGGCTGCACCCATCCAATTATCGATCCAAAATTTAACGAAACGTTATAAAACCGGCGACGGCGTGAGCGGAATCTCGCTTGATATCGCCCGCGGAGAACTCGTTACGCTGCTGGGGCCATCCGGTTGCGGCAAAACGACAGTGCTGCGTTCGGTCGGGGGATTTCTTGAGCCGGATTCCGGGGACATACAAATCGCCGGCAAAAGCGTTCTGCATCTGCCGCCGGAAAAACGCCCGACGGCGATGGTGTTCCAGAGCTATAATCTGTGGCCCCATATGACCGTCTACGAAAATTTAGCTTTCGGCTTGAAAATCAGAAAACAAAGCAAGGAGCAAATCCGTGAAGCGGTAGACCGCGCCCTGCGCCTCGTCCGGCTTCCGGGCACGGAGAAGAAACGCCCCGGCGAGCTCTCCGGCGGCCAGCAGCAGCGTGTGGCGGTTGCCCGCGCCCTGCTGCTGGAGCCTGCGGTTCTGCTGCTCGATGAGCCTTTCTCCGCGCTGGATGCCAAACTGCGAAACGAGCTGCGCGAGGAGCTGCGCGAAATCCAATCCATTGCCAAGCTAACGATGATGTTCGTCACGCATGACCAGGAAGAAGCTTTGTCGCTGTCCGACCGGATCATCGTCATGAACAGGGGAAATATCGAGCAATCCGCATCGCCGCAGCATATTTACGATGCGCCGGCGTCCCTGTTCGTAGCCAATTTTATCGGCCGCATGAACATGCTGGACGGCATGGCGGACGAGGAAGGCATCCGGCTGAACCGGTACCGCCTTGCAAATCCGGAGGAAATGCGGGGAGAGGTTGTCGTCGCCGTTCGTCCCGAAGACGTCAAGTGGGAAGATCCTTCCGGGCCTGGACTGGCCGCTACGGTCAAGCAGGTGATGATTCTGGGACATTATGCCGAAATTACGCTCCTGACGGAGTCAGGCGTGCTGAGGATGTTCCTGCCCCGCGAGGAAGCAGGCCAGCTGTCGGGCGGACAAGCGGTATCCTTGACTTTTAGCAAATATAAGGCTTTTGCGAAAACATCCCATTAA
- a CDS encoding extracellular solute-binding protein encodes MSINRGFKRKGKAMLLASLAALTLLAGCSSGTEKNGSDAQAAGNAAGSGSGSPTEISFYFSGSQNVQELWEHLKEMYEQKQDKVKVKLVYIPSGQGEQATMNRIVAAKRAGKDSVDVDLYEANGGSDMAADKKDGVFESLSEQQIPNLSLMDPANIKDLNNKAVPYRSSSVLLAYNSEKVPSPPKTLDDLYAWIHEHPGRFAYNDPATGGSGESFVLTTLYKSLPEDAIHNQDPSIMKEWDKGFEQLKALGKDMYQQGVYPKKNQGTLDLLANGEVDMIPAWSDMALEQINKKLLPATTKLTQIEPAFTGGPGLLTVPNMSKHKEAAYDFINFVLSPEAQAEVVNKIYGFPGIEWSHMPSELQEKFKGVSVDYRSFNLGELESEAMKRWQREVAGQ; translated from the coding sequence ATGAGTATTAACCGTGGATTCAAACGTAAAGGTAAAGCAATGCTTCTTGCATCTTTGGCGGCTTTGACGCTTCTTGCCGGCTGTTCTTCAGGCACGGAAAAAAACGGTTCGGATGCTCAGGCAGCAGGGAACGCTGCAGGAAGCGGGTCTGGCAGTCCGACGGAAATTTCATTTTATTTCAGCGGTTCGCAAAACGTGCAGGAGCTATGGGAGCATTTGAAGGAAATGTACGAGCAAAAGCAGGATAAGGTGAAAGTCAAACTGGTATATATTCCTTCCGGTCAAGGCGAGCAGGCGACGATGAACCGCATTGTCGCAGCCAAGCGCGCGGGCAAAGACAGCGTTGACGTGGATCTCTACGAGGCTAACGGTGGTTCCGATATGGCCGCCGACAAGAAGGATGGAGTATTCGAAAGTTTGAGCGAGCAGCAGATCCCGAACCTGAGCCTGATGGATCCCGCCAACATAAAAGACCTGAACAATAAAGCCGTTCCTTATCGTTCTTCATCCGTCCTGCTGGCGTATAACAGCGAGAAGGTGCCTTCTCCGCCGAAAACGCTTGATGATTTGTACGCATGGATTCATGAGCATCCGGGGCGGTTTGCCTACAACGACCCTGCAACGGGAGGCTCCGGCGAATCGTTTGTGCTGACGACACTGTACAAATCCCTGCCGGAAGATGCGATTCATAATCAGGACCCGAGCATTATGAAAGAGTGGGACAAAGGGTTCGAACAGCTGAAGGCGCTTGGCAAAGACATGTACCAGCAGGGCGTGTACCCGAAGAAAAACCAAGGGACGCTTGACCTGCTCGCGAACGGGGAAGTCGACATGATTCCGGCCTGGTCCGATATGGCGCTTGAGCAGATCAACAAAAAACTGCTGCCGGCTACGACCAAGCTGACCCAGATCGAACCCGCTTTTACCGGCGGACCAGGGCTTCTAACCGTACCGAACATGTCCAAGCATAAAGAAGCCGCTTATGATTTCATTAACTTCGTACTCAGTCCGGAAGCGCAAGCGGAAGTAGTGAATAAAATTTACGGCTTCCCGGGCATCGAATGGTCCCATATGCCAAGCGAACTTCAGGAAAAATTCAAAGGCGTTTCCGTGGACTACCGCTCCTTTAACCTGGGCGAGCTGGAGTCCGAAGCGATGAAACGCTGGCAAAGGGAAGTCGCGGGACAATGA
- a CDS encoding ABC transporter permease, producing MSWYFKKLGSRKIIEFVIFALFIFFFLGPLINLALLAFSGQWQFPAALPQSWSLTWWKYVLSQPEILKSIGLSFLIAIVVTALSIIICVPAAYAFARIRFPLSRWFLFSFLLTNAFPKMGLYVAIAVLFFKVGLMNTFLGVVLIHIVNTLMYMTWIPAASFKSVHQAQEEAARDAGAGPLRVFWSVTLPMAMPGIIVASIFTFLSSLDEAQGTFMVGMPDYKTMPLIMYGAVQDYPATAGAVFSILLTLPTIILLFVSRRFVSADVMSSGFTMK from the coding sequence TTGAGCTGGTATTTTAAAAAACTGGGCAGCCGAAAAATCATCGAATTCGTTATTTTCGCCCTGTTCATTTTCTTTTTTCTGGGACCGCTGATCAATCTGGCGCTGCTTGCTTTTTCAGGCCAATGGCAGTTTCCGGCGGCACTTCCCCAGAGCTGGTCTTTGACTTGGTGGAAGTATGTTTTATCCCAACCGGAAATTTTGAAGTCGATCGGGCTGTCATTCCTGATCGCGATCGTGGTTACCGCATTATCCATCATCATTTGCGTACCGGCCGCCTACGCCTTTGCGCGCATCCGGTTCCCGCTGAGCCGTTGGTTTTTGTTTTCGTTTCTGCTGACCAACGCGTTTCCGAAAATGGGCTTGTACGTTGCCATCGCGGTGCTTTTTTTCAAGGTCGGTCTTATGAACACCTTCTTGGGAGTTGTTCTGATCCATATCGTCAATACGCTGATGTACATGACCTGGATTCCGGCCGCATCTTTTAAAAGCGTGCATCAAGCGCAGGAAGAGGCCGCGCGGGATGCGGGAGCAGGGCCGCTGCGCGTATTCTGGAGCGTTACGCTGCCGATGGCCATGCCGGGGATTATCGTGGCGTCGATCTTCACGTTTTTGTCTTCGCTGGACGAAGCGCAGGGAACGTTTATGGTCGGCATGCCCGATTACAAAACGATGCCGCTGATTATGTACGGAGCCGTTCAGGATTATCCGGCAACCGCCGGAGCGGTCTTTTCGATTCTGCTCACGCTGCCGACGATCATCCTGTTGTTCGTATCGCGGCGTTTCGTCAGCGCGGACGTTATGTCCAGCGGCTTCACCATGAAATAG
- a CDS encoding nitroreductase family protein: MSQFEELVRTRRSANKFNADITISEQDLNEMFNLVKFAPSAFNLQHTHYVPVTDKELKDKIYEAAYKQYKVLTSSAVIVVLGDMEAYRNIAPINEGLLNLGVMDQREFDDTVSSVHQMYEDGGERFRRDEAIRNASLSAMLLMLIAKDKGWDTCPMVGFDPEKVQQVLNIPDRFVPVMLITLGKEDTGKQRPRGYRKPVAEFVTYNGF, encoded by the coding sequence ATGAGCCAGTTTGAGGAATTGGTACGAACCCGGAGATCGGCCAATAAATTCAACGCAGATATCACGATCAGCGAGCAGGATCTTAATGAAATGTTTAATCTTGTTAAATTTGCTCCTTCCGCGTTTAATTTGCAGCATACCCACTATGTGCCCGTTACGGATAAGGAGCTCAAGGATAAAATATACGAGGCGGCTTACAAGCAGTATAAAGTGTTAACCAGTTCGGCCGTCATCGTCGTGCTCGGTGATATGGAGGCTTACCGGAATATCGCGCCTATCAATGAAGGTTTACTGAATTTAGGGGTTATGGATCAACGCGAATTCGATGATACCGTCAGCAGCGTACATCAAATGTATGAGGATGGCGGGGAGCGGTTCAGACGGGATGAGGCGATCCGCAATGCCAGCTTGTCCGCGATGCTGCTTATGCTGATTGCCAAGGATAAAGGTTGGGATACCTGTCCGATGGTCGGTTTTGATCCGGAAAAAGTGCAGCAGGTACTAAACATACCGGACCGCTTTGTGCCGGTCATGCTGATTACGTTGGGAAAAGAGGACACCGGCAAACAAAGACCGCGCGGATACCGGAAACCGGTGGCTGAATTCGTGACTTATAACGGTTTTTAA
- a CDS encoding UbiD family decarboxylase has translation MYRNLKECITDLEKHGHLVRIKEEVDPYLEMAAIHLKVYEAGGPALLFERVKGSKYQAVSNLFGDMERSKFMFRSTWDRTQSIIALRDDPMQALKHPFQNIGNGFGAINALPMKKFGGIPADFEEIQISDLPQIQHWPMDGGAFVTLPQVYSEDPDKPGLMNSNLGMYRIQISGNEYTPNQEIGLHYQIHRGIGVHQAKANKKGEPLKVSIFVGGPPAHTLSAIMPLPEGLSEMLFAGLLSGRRFRYSYVDGYCISHDADFVITGEIHPDDTKPEGPFGDHLGYYSLTHPFPVMKIHKVFAKKNAIWPFTVVGRPPQEDTSFGELIHELTGDAIKQEIPGVKEVHAVDAAGVHPLLFAIGSERYTPYQRVKQPTEILTLANRILGTGQLSLAKYLFITAEENRLLDTHDIVGFMTYILERMNLRRDIHFYTNTTIDTLDYSGTGLNSGSKVVLAAYGDKKRELCQEVPETLKGLRGFANARLVMPGIVAIQGAAFTNYQEAQRELGALSEAIAAQGPLDSCPLIVLCDDSTFLSETISNFLWVTFTRSNPSHDMYGVNSAYEHKHWACDNMIIDARTKPHQAPPLIPDPDVEKSIERIFAKGGSLENLKLK, from the coding sequence TTGTATCGGAATTTGAAAGAGTGCATTACAGATCTTGAAAAACATGGACATTTGGTTCGCATTAAAGAAGAAGTGGACCCTTATCTGGAAATGGCCGCCATCCATTTGAAGGTATATGAAGCGGGTGGTCCCGCATTGTTGTTTGAGCGTGTCAAAGGCTCCAAATATCAAGCGGTATCGAATTTGTTTGGCGACATGGAGCGCAGCAAGTTCATGTTCCGCAGCACATGGGATCGCACACAAAGCATTATCGCCCTGCGCGATGATCCGATGCAGGCGCTAAAGCATCCTTTTCAGAATATCGGAAACGGTTTTGGAGCGATTAACGCGCTGCCGATGAAAAAGTTTGGCGGAATTCCCGCCGATTTTGAAGAGATTCAAATTTCGGACCTCCCGCAGATTCAACATTGGCCGATGGACGGGGGCGCATTTGTAACCCTGCCGCAGGTGTATTCCGAAGATCCGGACAAGCCTGGCTTGATGAATTCCAATTTGGGGATGTACCGCATTCAGATTAGCGGCAATGAATACACGCCCAATCAGGAAATCGGGCTGCATTATCAGATTCACCGCGGGATTGGCGTGCATCAGGCGAAGGCCAACAAAAAAGGGGAGCCTTTGAAAGTCAGCATCTTTGTCGGCGGACCTCCCGCTCATACCTTGTCGGCCATTATGCCGCTTCCGGAAGGGTTAAGCGAAATGCTGTTTGCCGGCCTGCTTTCCGGCCGCCGTTTCCGGTACAGCTATGTGGACGGTTACTGCATCAGCCACGATGCCGATTTTGTGATTACCGGCGAAATTCATCCGGACGACACCAAGCCGGAAGGGCCTTTCGGCGACCATTTGGGTTATTACAGTTTGACGCATCCGTTTCCGGTGATGAAAATTCATAAAGTATTTGCGAAAAAAAATGCAATCTGGCCGTTCACCGTCGTTGGCCGCCCGCCGCAGGAGGATACGTCATTTGGCGAGCTCATTCACGAGTTGACCGGCGACGCGATCAAACAGGAGATTCCGGGAGTTAAGGAAGTGCATGCCGTGGATGCCGCTGGGGTTCACCCCCTGCTGTTCGCCATCGGCAGCGAGCGGTATACGCCTTATCAGCGGGTGAAGCAGCCGACGGAGATTCTGACCTTGGCGAACCGGATTCTGGGCACGGGGCAGCTGAGCCTCGCCAAATATTTGTTTATTACGGCTGAGGAGAATCGCCTGCTGGATACGCATGACATCGTTGGTTTTATGACTTATATTTTGGAACGCATGAATTTGCGCCGGGACATTCATTTTTATACCAATACGACGATCGATACGCTGGATTATTCCGGAACGGGGCTGAACAGCGGCAGTAAAGTGGTTTTGGCCGCGTATGGCGACAAGAAACGGGAATTATGCCAAGAGGTGCCGGAGACGCTGAAGGGTCTGCGGGGATTCGCAAACGCCCGCCTCGTGATGCCTGGGATTGTGGCCATTCAAGGCGCTGCGTTTACGAATTACCAGGAAGCGCAGCGGGAGCTTGGTGCTTTAAGCGAAGCCATTGCTGCCCAGGGACCGCTTGATTCGTGTCCGCTGATCGTTTTATGCGATGACAGCACCTTCCTTAGCGAAACGATCAGCAATTTTTTATGGGTTACGTTTACGCGGAGCAATCCGTCGCATGATATGTATGGCGTGAACAGCGCTTACGAACACAAGCATTGGGCTTGCGACAATATGATCATTGACGCCCGTACCAAACCGCATCAGGCGCCGCCGCTTATTCCTGACCCGGATGTGGAGAAAAGCATAGAACGGATTTTTGCCAAAGGCGGCAGTCTGGAGAACCTGAAGTTGAAATAA
- a CDS encoding metal-dependent transcriptional regulator, translated as MLTRAQSHCLEQIYLLSQKDGVARARDIAQNLDVGPSTITKTLQKLDQMDLIVYNKYEYIVLTPKGELVGEKIALKHEILQQFMLLLEIDPETAHTEVERIEHYVSDSTVERIKELVQFFNSNPSIAETFARVHMDAYKVKNGKVEDP; from the coding sequence ATGTTAACCCGTGCTCAAAGCCACTGTCTCGAACAAATTTATTTGCTAAGTCAAAAAGACGGCGTTGCCAGAGCCAGGGATATTGCTCAAAATTTGGACGTAGGACCGTCGACGATTACCAAAACGCTGCAGAAGCTGGATCAAATGGACCTGATCGTGTACAACAAATACGAATATATCGTCCTTACCCCGAAAGGGGAGTTAGTTGGCGAAAAGATTGCCCTCAAGCATGAGATCCTGCAGCAATTTATGCTGCTTTTGGAGATTGACCCGGAAACCGCCCACACAGAAGTGGAGCGTATCGAGCATTACGTAAGCGATTCAACCGTTGAACGAATAAAAGAACTCGTGCAATTTTTCAACAGCAATCCTTCCATAGCTGAAACCTTTGCGCGTGTTCATATGGATGCCTATAAAGTTAAAAACGGGAAAGTGGAAGATCCTTAG
- a CDS encoding acyl-CoA dehydrogenase family protein → MNFIQSDPFVRNEREQKIAARSDRLATVFVGRAAQHDREGSFPFENFKELREAGYLKLTVPEQFGGEEASLYEMLLAQERLAKGDGSTALAVGWHVSQMLQLRIKQSWPQKLYAEFCREVACKGAMINQFASEPATGSPSRGGRPQTAAVKTEGGYLLSGRKTFSSLIPVLDQFTVTAFVEDEDRTGTFFVRKGPGVSIDETWDTLGMRGTGSHDLVLADVFVPEAERIDTNECESEAAMSDHGGALLHIPACYIGIAWAARDYAVKFAAEYRPNSLPGPIAELPHIQHKIGEMESELITARTLLYSAADRWDRLPAGRAAMRPELGLAKTVATNNAIRIVDLAMRIVGGSSLSRSLPLERMYRDVRAGLHNPPMDDSVIALLAQRAIREATDADGREK, encoded by the coding sequence ATGAACTTCATCCAATCGGATCCTTTTGTACGAAATGAGCGTGAACAGAAGATTGCCGCCCGGTCTGACAGGTTGGCCACGGTCTTTGTAGGGCGCGCTGCGCAGCATGATCGCGAAGGTTCTTTTCCTTTTGAAAATTTCAAGGAGCTGCGGGAAGCCGGCTACCTGAAACTGACCGTGCCGGAGCAATTCGGGGGCGAGGAGGCCTCTTTGTATGAAATGCTGCTTGCGCAGGAACGGCTGGCGAAAGGCGACGGTTCGACGGCGCTGGCCGTCGGTTGGCATGTCAGCCAGATGCTGCAGCTTCGTATCAAGCAGTCATGGCCGCAGAAGCTGTACGCTGAATTTTGCCGGGAGGTTGCCTGTAAGGGAGCGATGATCAACCAGTTTGCGAGCGAACCTGCTACAGGCAGCCCGAGCCGCGGCGGAAGGCCGCAAACCGCCGCCGTAAAAACGGAAGGCGGATATTTGCTGAGCGGGCGCAAAACCTTCAGTTCGCTGATTCCTGTTCTGGATCAGTTCACCGTGACCGCCTTTGTGGAAGATGAAGACCGGACGGGTACGTTCTTCGTACGTAAAGGTCCGGGCGTTAGCATCGACGAGACTTGGGATACGCTCGGCATGCGGGGAACCGGCAGTCATGATCTGGTGCTTGCGGACGTGTTTGTCCCGGAAGCGGAAAGAATCGACACGAATGAATGCGAAAGCGAAGCGGCCATGTCCGATCACGGCGGCGCTCTTCTGCATATTCCGGCCTGCTATATCGGCATCGCTTGGGCGGCGCGGGACTATGCGGTGAAGTTTGCCGCGGAATACCGGCCCAACAGCCTGCCTGGGCCGATTGCGGAGCTGCCGCATATTCAGCATAAAATCGGGGAGATGGAGTCGGAGCTGATTACGGCGCGTACGCTTTTGTACAGCGCTGCCGACCGCTGGGACCGTCTTCCAGCAGGACGGGCGGCGATGAGGCCGGAGCTTGGGCTCGCCAAAACGGTGGCGACCAATAACGCGATCCGCATCGTCGATCTGGCGATGCGGATCGTAGGCGGCTCCAGCTTATCGCGGAGCCTGCCGCTGGAGCGGATGTACCGCGATGTGCGCGCGGGACTTCATAATCCGCCGATGGACGACTCCGTCATCGCGCTGCTGGCTCAGCGGGCCATCCGCGAAGCGACTGATGCTGACGGCAGGGAAAAATAA
- a CDS encoding ABC transporter permease, giving the protein MSGQGLNMSLETGKSLKKAWNSRGAKRSALGLAMVIPSFLLLLFMIVVPILTSIKESLTGNDGGFSWDNYKYLFTDPGMKANILYTLNLTVVSSVIVLVITYMLAVFLRFSAGKLAKWIEKLYYIPMFIPSVIATYGMINMYGNHGWLARIMLLFTDAPFMKILYDYKGLLLANLWFNIPFATMMLSSALSGVPNSVIESAKDIGAGKMQIFFRIIFPMTFKSMLVAATFVVMGVIGSFTAPFLIGPNAPQVLGVAMQQQFSVYYETGIASACAVFMFAICSLVGYFYIRNMMKEER; this is encoded by the coding sequence ATGAGCGGGCAAGGGTTGAATATGTCCCTGGAAACGGGGAAATCACTCAAAAAGGCATGGAACAGCCGCGGAGCCAAGCGCTCCGCGCTGGGCCTCGCCATGGTGATTCCTTCGTTTCTCTTGCTGCTCTTCATGATCGTGGTGCCGATCCTGACTTCGATCAAAGAAAGCCTCACCGGAAACGACGGAGGGTTCTCTTGGGACAATTATAAATATTTGTTCACTGATCCCGGCATGAAAGCCAATATTCTGTATACCTTGAATTTGACCGTGGTCTCGTCGGTGATCGTGCTTGTGATTACTTACATGCTGGCCGTATTTTTAAGATTTTCCGCAGGCAAACTCGCGAAATGGATTGAGAAGCTGTATTATATCCCGATGTTTATCCCTTCCGTCATCGCCACGTACGGGATGATCAATATGTATGGGAATCACGGCTGGCTGGCGCGCATCATGCTGCTTTTCACGGACGCGCCTTTTATGAAAATACTTTACGACTACAAAGGGCTGCTTCTGGCGAATTTATGGTTTAACATCCCGTTTGCGACGATGATGCTGAGCTCGGCTTTGTCCGGCGTCCCGAATTCCGTCATCGAAAGCGCCAAGGATATCGGAGCGGGAAAAATGCAGATTTTTTTCCGGATTATTTTTCCGATGACATTCAAATCGATGCTGGTTGCCGCGACCTTTGTCGTGATGGGCGTGATCGGCAGCTTCACTGCGCCATTCCTCATCGGGCCGAATGCGCCGCAGGTACTTGGGGTGGCGATGCAGCAGCAGTTTTCGGTTTATTATGAAACAGGCATTGCCAGCGCCTGCGCCGTGTTTATGTTCGCGATTTGTTCCTTGGTCGGATATTTCTATATTCGCAATATGATGAAGGAAGAAAGGTAG
- a CDS encoding helix-turn-helix transcriptional regulator, producing the protein MNAPSADRIKIAPGFWASLRGIGIEPIDVARQARLPLTVITEPSVTTAQYYSIWQAYSEIVGDTAMGIVKLATAYKTAQYPPAALATIHARDYRDALNRMARYKKMCPPENLRIQEEGEQCFIDLEWQHAELPGPQVLVGITLAYLLEFGRRGTGRHLKAHSVEFINPMGDVEALESYLGCRVRMGTGRNRLILNRDDLDRPFTSYNEELLEILTPALDRTLEEQQNQLTVSAKVQWILTRCLARGRIDIQTVASELGMSERTLQRRLTEEGASFKQLLSKTRREMAVAYLADPALEIKEVAFLVGYEDHNSFYRAFRSWKGETPANWRVAQENWRSALVTE; encoded by the coding sequence ATGAACGCTCCTTCCGCAGACCGTATCAAGATCGCGCCAGGTTTCTGGGCCAGCCTGAGGGGAATAGGGATAGAACCTATTGATGTAGCGCGCCAAGCACGTCTACCGCTAACCGTCATTACCGAACCGTCAGTTACGACCGCACAATATTATTCGATCTGGCAAGCCTATTCCGAAATAGTCGGGGACACCGCTATGGGAATCGTCAAGCTTGCGACCGCGTACAAGACAGCACAGTATCCACCGGCTGCTTTGGCGACCATTCACGCTCGCGACTACCGGGACGCGCTGAACCGAATGGCGCGCTATAAGAAAATGTGCCCTCCGGAAAACTTGAGGATTCAGGAAGAAGGCGAGCAATGCTTTATTGATTTGGAGTGGCAGCATGCCGAGCTACCCGGACCGCAGGTGCTTGTCGGTATTACGCTGGCCTATCTGCTTGAGTTCGGGCGCCGGGGAACCGGCCGTCATCTGAAGGCACATTCCGTCGAATTCATAAACCCCATGGGCGACGTTGAAGCCCTTGAAAGTTATCTCGGTTGCCGCGTTCGGATGGGGACGGGACGCAATCGGCTAATACTGAATCGCGACGATCTGGACCGCCCGTTCACGTCGTACAATGAAGAACTTCTCGAGATTCTGACTCCCGCCTTGGATCGTACGCTGGAAGAACAACAGAACCAGCTCACCGTGAGCGCTAAGGTGCAGTGGATCTTGACCCGATGCCTAGCTCGAGGGCGAATCGACATTCAAACCGTAGCCTCGGAGTTGGGGATGAGCGAGCGCACCTTGCAGCGCAGGCTGACGGAAGAAGGCGCAAGCTTTAAGCAGTTGCTATCGAAAACTAGGCGGGAGATGGCCGTCGCTTACTTGGCAGACCCTGCGCTGGAGATCAAAGAGGTCGCTTTTCTCGTCGGTTACGAGGACCATAATTCGTTTTATCGCGCGTTCCGCTCATGGAAAGGGGAGACTCCCGCCAATTGGCGCGTCGCGCAAGAAAATTGGCGTTCCGCGCTAGTTACCGAATAG
- a CDS encoding SDR family NAD(P)-dependent oxidoreductase, whose product MDMGLKNKTALVTGSTRGIGKAIALELAREGVHVLINGRNNDDVERTVAEIQAAFPETEPRNAMADLVDSRQREALFANFPHVDILVNSMGIYEIMSYDDVDDAVWEKYFRTNFLAANDVTKFYLPSMLSREFGRIIFIASEEAVMPSGQMPQYGVTKSMLLSLSKSLSKLTRGAEVTVNTILPGPTLSENVQQIIESSYSNEEMTFEAKEKDFMTKNLPQSEIQRFIRPVEIGRLTAFICSPMASAFKGSPIRIDGGMVPTII is encoded by the coding sequence ATGGATATGGGATTGAAGAATAAGACAGCTTTAGTAACGGGATCAACTAGAGGCATAGGAAAAGCGATTGCCCTTGAACTTGCCAGGGAAGGCGTTCATGTTCTCATCAATGGTCGGAACAACGATGACGTTGAGCGCACGGTAGCTGAGATCCAAGCGGCGTTCCCGGAAACAGAACCTCGAAATGCAATGGCCGATCTCGTCGATTCGCGGCAAAGAGAAGCTTTATTCGCGAATTTCCCCCACGTCGATATCCTCGTCAACAGCATGGGCATCTATGAGATCATGTCCTATGACGACGTGGACGATGCCGTATGGGAGAAGTACTTCCGCACGAACTTTCTCGCCGCCAACGACGTAACCAAGTTTTATTTGCCTTCCATGCTGAGTCGCGAATTCGGCCGTATTATCTTCATCGCGAGTGAGGAAGCCGTCATGCCTTCCGGACAGATGCCTCAATATGGTGTGACCAAATCCATGCTGTTGTCATTGTCCAAGAGCTTGTCCAAGTTGACCCGCGGCGCCGAAGTTACAGTGAACACGATCCTGCCGGGACCGACCCTCTCCGAAAACGTGCAGCAGATCATCGAGAGCAGTTATTCGAACGAAGAGATGACCTTCGAGGCTAAAGAGAAAGACTTTATGACGAAGAACCTGCCTCAATCCGAAATTCAACGGTTTATCAGACCTGTGGAGATCGGCCGGTTGACTGCTTTCATTTGCAGTCCGATGGCCTCCGCCTTCAAAGGATCACCGATCCGCATAGATGGGGGAATGGTACCGACAATAATATAA
- a CDS encoding LysE/ArgO family amino acid transporter: protein MFTAVVHGILLALGLILPLGAQNVFVFNQGASQPKFRGAIPVIVTAACCDSLLILLAVLGVSVVVFTIPALQTAIFVIGLAFLLYMGWSIWKSKPAKLDRREAAMSPKKQIMFALSVSLLNPHAILDTIGVIGTSSLSYSGVDKLLFTVSTIAVSWIWFFALAFAGKKVGDADTGGKILTAINKISALVIWGVAVYIALKLFHLV from the coding sequence ATGTTTACTGCAGTGGTTCACGGTATTTTGCTGGCGCTCGGGTTAATCCTTCCGCTTGGGGCGCAAAATGTGTTTGTGTTTAATCAAGGGGCTTCACAGCCTAAATTCAGGGGAGCGATCCCTGTGATCGTGACGGCGGCTTGCTGCGACTCTTTGCTGATTTTGCTGGCCGTGCTTGGCGTGTCGGTGGTTGTGTTTACGATTCCCGCGCTGCAAACGGCGATTTTTGTTATCGGACTCGCATTTCTGCTGTACATGGGCTGGTCGATTTGGAAAAGCAAACCCGCCAAGTTGGACCGGCGCGAGGCAGCGATGTCACCCAAAAAACAGATTATGTTTGCCCTGTCGGTGTCTCTGCTGAATCCTCATGCCATATTGGACACGATCGGCGTTATCGGCACAAGTTCGCTCAGCTATTCGGGTGTGGACAAGCTTTTGTTTACGGTCTCCACGATAGCGGTATCCTGGATCTGGTTTTTCGCTCTGGCATTCGCAGGCAAAAAGGTCGGCGATGCGGATACCGGCGGCAAAATTTTGACGGCAATCAATAAAATTTCCGCGCTGGTCATCTGGGGAGTGGCCGTATACATTGCCCTGAAGCTTTTTCATCTTGTTTGA